A genome region from Natranaeroarchaeum sulfidigenes includes the following:
- a CDS encoding DEAD/DEAH box helicase — translation MASTDADTQYVDHPLLAPSFIERRLYQLQLAGTAAEGHTLVCLPTGLGKTTVSLLVTARRLDEVGGKALFLAPTKPLVQQHAEFYREALSIPDEEIVVFTGDVSPDDRAALWEESTIIIATPQVIENDLVGGRISLREVTHLTFDECHRATGDYAYNYIAERYHADASDPLVTGMSASPGGDEEEILEVCENLGIGDVEVMTEEDADVAEYTHDTDVEWERIELPEEITEIRDALNDVIEDRLEKLRELGVTGKRSADLSENDLQSMRAELQKLMNNDQSEGYKGMSLHAEIRKLKTAVTYVETQSVEALERYFDRLRNAARSSGASKADQRLVSDPRIRQAMKDVNAYDDIHPKFSRMHVLLAETLGIEQGERVIVFTESRDTAEILTDFLNENFDARRFVGQGDREGSDGMTQNEQQETLDAFRNAEFEVLVSTSVAEEGLDVPEVDLVLFYEPVPTAIRSIQRKGRTGRQDEGRVVVLLAEDTRDEAYFWISRRREQQMEDELRDLKRATDEIVEELDDSQQQLGDFGGSAEAASADGGTAGESPSDPGSDVQPGLQEFTGDVESDDATEEDADEEGTETTEEDAADAVVATPDTDEDRIEIVADQRELDANIARELSKREDVQTRLETLAVGDYILSDRVAVERKTVDDFLDTLTGGDRSMFEQVGDAARHYSRPVVIIEGTDLYGKRDVHPNAIRGALSSLAVDFGASVLRTEDEDETRELLAVIAGREQENEGREVSIHGEKQSKTLAEQQEYVVASIADIGPVTARSLLSEFGTVEAVMTAREEDLLEADGVGQVTAERIREVIGSEYTGM, via the coding sequence ATGGCCTCCACGGATGCGGACACACAGTACGTGGACCACCCGCTGCTCGCCCCCTCGTTCATCGAGCGGCGGCTCTACCAGCTCCAGCTCGCTGGAACCGCCGCGGAAGGACACACGCTCGTCTGTCTCCCGACCGGGCTCGGCAAGACGACCGTGAGCCTGCTCGTGACGGCCCGGCGACTCGACGAAGTTGGTGGAAAAGCGCTCTTTCTCGCGCCGACGAAGCCGCTGGTCCAGCAACACGCCGAGTTCTACCGCGAGGCGCTCTCGATCCCCGACGAGGAAATCGTCGTCTTCACCGGCGATGTGAGCCCCGACGATCGCGCAGCACTCTGGGAGGAGTCGACGATCATCATCGCCACCCCACAGGTCATCGAGAACGACCTCGTCGGCGGGCGGATCAGCCTTCGCGAGGTCACCCACCTCACCTTCGACGAGTGCCACCGCGCGACCGGCGACTACGCGTACAACTACATCGCCGAACGCTACCACGCCGACGCGAGCGATCCGCTCGTGACCGGGATGAGCGCCTCCCCCGGCGGCGACGAAGAGGAGATCCTCGAGGTCTGTGAGAACCTCGGGATCGGCGACGTCGAGGTGATGACCGAGGAGGACGCCGACGTGGCCGAGTACACCCACGACACCGATGTCGAGTGGGAACGCATCGAGTTGCCCGAAGAGATCACGGAGATCCGGGACGCGCTGAACGACGTAATCGAGGACCGACTGGAGAAACTGCGCGAACTCGGCGTGACGGGCAAGCGAAGTGCCGACCTCTCGGAAAACGACCTCCAGTCGATGCGGGCGGAGCTGCAGAAACTGATGAACAACGACCAGTCGGAAGGGTACAAGGGGATGTCGCTGCACGCGGAGATCCGAAAGCTCAAGACGGCCGTGACCTACGTCGAAACCCAGAGCGTCGAGGCGCTGGAACGGTACTTCGACCGGCTTCGGAACGCTGCTCGCTCCTCGGGCGCGTCAAAGGCTGACCAGCGCCTCGTCTCGGACCCGCGGATCCGCCAGGCGATGAAAGACGTCAACGCGTACGACGACATCCACCCCAAGTTCTCGCGGATGCACGTTCTGCTCGCCGAGACGCTGGGGATCGAGCAGGGCGAGCGCGTCATCGTCTTCACCGAGTCCCGAGATACCGCCGAAATCCTCACCGACTTTCTGAACGAGAACTTCGACGCCCGCCGCTTCGTCGGGCAGGGCGACCGCGAGGGCAGCGATGGGATGACCCAGAACGAGCAACAGGAGACGCTCGACGCGTTCAGAAATGCCGAATTCGAGGTGCTTGTCTCCACGTCGGTCGCCGAGGAGGGACTCGACGTCCCCGAGGTCGATCTCGTGCTCTTTTACGAACCTGTCCCGACGGCGATCCGCTCGATCCAGCGCAAGGGACGGACGGGTCGACAGGATGAGGGCCGGGTCGTCGTCTTACTCGCCGAGGACACCCGCGACGAGGCGTACTTCTGGATCTCCCGACGGCGTGAACAGCAGATGGAAGACGAGCTGCGGGACCTGAAACGGGCGACCGACGAGATCGTCGAGGAGCTAGACGACAGCCAGCAACAGCTCGGCGATTTCGGCGGTTCGGCGGAGGCGGCGTCCGCAGATGGCGGTACTGCGGGGGAAAGTCCGAGCGATCCGGGGTCGGACGTCCAGCCAGGCCTGCAGGAGTTCACAGGCGATGTGGAGAGCGACGACGCGACCGAGGAAGACGCCGATGAGGAGGGTACCGAAACAACCGAAGAAGACGCCGCCGACGCCGTCGTCGCTACCCCCGACACGGACGAAGACAGGATCGAGATCGTCGCCGACCAGCGCGAGCTCGACGCCAACATCGCCCGCGAGCTCTCGAAGCGTGAGGACGTCCAGACGCGACTGGAGACGCTCGCGGTCGGCGATTACATCCTCTCCGATCGGGTCGCAGTCGAGCGAAAGACCGTCGACGACTTCCTCGATACGCTCACCGGTGGAGATCGATCGATGTTCGAGCAAGTCGGCGACGCTGCCCGCCACTACTCCCGGCCCGTCGTGATCATCGAGGGGACCGACCTCTACGGGAAACGGGACGTCCACCCGAACGCGATCCGGGGCGCACTGTCGAGTCTCGCGGTCGACTTCGGCGCGAGTGTCCTGCGGACCGAGGACGAGGACGAAACCCGAGAGCTACTGGCAGTGATCGCCGGACGCGAGCAGGAAAACGAGGGTCGCGAGGTCTCGATTCACGGCGAGAAACAGTCGAAGACGCTGGCCGAACAGCAGGAGTACGTCGTGGCCTCCATCGCGGATATCGGTCCCGTGACGGCCCGCTCCCTCCTCTCGGAGTTCGGCACCGTTGAGGCGGTGATGACTGCCAGAGAGGAGGACCTGCTGGAAGCGGATGGGGTGGGACAGGTCACCGCCGAGCGGATCCGGGAAGTGATCGGGAGCGAGTACACGGGGATGTGA
- a CDS encoding cytochrome P450, with amino-acid sequence MTTADSSGSSPRPFTDIPGPDGDPLLGNTAEFVNDQLGFYTRVARTHGPIARYSIGRYEFLQLSDPTDVQRVLIGNNQAYRKGERFQSTLRPALGNGLLTSEGSFWRSQRHAIEPAFHPDALQRFGDVMVEATERLCSEWTTGHQRDIHQDMMSLTVEIAAEALFDIDIRDQEEAISDALETVMDRATKRMRRPIHVPDWAPTPMNRRFDRAMEDLHAVAERIIDRHEGDDSSDAVDIVSLLQSKDDPPSREQIRDEVVTILLAGHETTALALTYTLQLLSENPEKRATLQAELDDVLGGDSPTLRDLPDLTYTEQVVKEGMRIYPPVYDLIRETAEPDVVGGYRIPEGTSITFQQWVLHRDPRFYDDPLAFRPERWTDEFEQELPAFAYFPFGGGPRRCIGDRFAMMEARLALATIMQEWSVESTVDELSFAPSITLRPDGPVAMIPRRR; translated from the coding sequence ATGACGACAGCAGACTCATCCGGGTCGTCGCCACGTCCGTTTACCGACATCCCCGGCCCAGACGGTGATCCGCTGCTCGGTAACACTGCTGAGTTCGTGAACGACCAGCTCGGATTTTATACTCGCGTCGCACGAACGCACGGGCCGATCGCCCGGTACAGTATCGGCCGCTACGAGTTCCTCCAGTTGAGCGACCCCACTGATGTCCAGCGGGTACTCATCGGGAACAACCAGGCCTACCGGAAAGGCGAACGCTTTCAGAGTACCCTCCGGCCAGCGCTGGGGAACGGCCTGCTCACCAGTGAGGGCTCGTTCTGGCGCTCGCAGCGCCACGCAATCGAGCCCGCGTTCCACCCCGATGCACTCCAGCGTTTCGGCGACGTGATGGTCGAGGCGACCGAACGGCTTTGCTCGGAATGGACGACGGGTCACCAGCGCGACATCCACCAGGACATGATGTCGTTGACCGTCGAGATCGCCGCTGAGGCGCTGTTCGACATCGATATTCGTGATCAGGAAGAGGCGATTTCGGACGCCCTGGAGACGGTGATGGATCGGGCGACAAAGCGGATGCGTCGGCCGATCCATGTCCCCGACTGGGCACCGACGCCGATGAACCGGCGGTTCGATCGGGCGATGGAGGATCTCCACGCCGTCGCCGAGCGGATAATCGACAGGCACGAAGGCGATGACAGTAGCGACGCTGTCGACATCGTCTCGCTCCTGCAGTCGAAGGACGATCCGCCCTCTCGCGAGCAGATCCGCGACGAAGTCGTGACGATCCTGCTTGCGGGCCACGAGACCACCGCCCTCGCGTTGACCTACACGCTGCAGTTGCTCTCGGAGAACCCGGAGAAGCGAGCGACTCTGCAAGCCGAACTCGACGACGTGCTCGGCGGTGACTCGCCGACCCTTCGGGACCTCCCCGACCTCACCTACACCGAGCAGGTCGTCAAAGAGGGGATGCGGATCTACCCACCGGTGTACGATCTGATCAGGGAGACCGCTGAGCCGGACGTGGTCGGAGGATACCGGATCCCCGAAGGAACCTCAATCACCTTCCAGCAATGGGTGCTCCACCGCGATCCCCGGTTCTACGATGATCCACTGGCGTTCCGCCCGGAGCGCTGGACCGACGAGTTCGAGCAGGAGCTGCCGGCGTTCGCGTACTTCCCCTTCGGCGGCGGGCCGCGCCGGTGTATCGGCGACCGCTTTGCGATGATGGAGGCCCGCCTCGCGCTCGCGACGATCATGCAGGAGTGGTCTGTCGAGTCGACCGTCGACGAACTCTCCTTTGCGCCGTCGATCACGCTTCGGCCGGACGGTCCGGTAGCGATGATCCCTCGCAGACGGTAG
- the msrA gene encoding peptide-methionine (S)-S-oxide reductase MsrA, whose protein sequence is MMTDDSLAHATMGGGCFWCTEAAFKQLDGVNSVTSGYAGGHTEDPSYRAVCRGTTGHAEVIQIAYDPDEISYVDLLEVFFTIHDPTTKDRQGPDVGSQYRSIVLYHDEEQRDLAEDFVYELDASGAYDDSIVTEIEPLETFYEAEEKHQDYFEKNPRDAYCRMHAAPKVEKVRERFAE, encoded by the coding sequence ATGATGACTGACGATTCACTCGCCCACGCCACGATGGGCGGCGGCTGTTTCTGGTGTACTGAAGCGGCGTTCAAGCAACTCGACGGCGTCAATTCGGTGACCTCAGGCTATGCGGGCGGTCACACGGAAGACCCGAGCTATCGGGCGGTCTGTCGGGGGACAACCGGCCACGCCGAAGTTATCCAGATCGCGTACGATCCCGACGAGATTAGCTACGTCGACCTGCTCGAAGTGTTCTTTACGATCCACGACCCCACGACGAAGGATCGACAGGGGCCGGACGTCGGCTCGCAGTACCGCTCGATCGTGCTCTATCACGACGAGGAACAGCGCGACCTCGCCGAGGACTTCGTGTACGAACTCGACGCGTCGGGCGCGTACGACGATAGCATCGTCACCGAAATCGAGCCGCTGGAGACGTTTTACGAGGCCGAGGAGAAACACCAGGATTACTTCGAGAAGAACCCACGGGACGCCTACTGCCGGATGCACGCCGCTCCGAAAGTCGAGAAAGTGCGCGAGCGCTTCGCCGAGTAG
- a CDS encoding Sjogren's syndrome/scleroderma autoantigen 1 family protein: MSEFDKEAEREKLREKYGEEQADREATEHMSELLLQGATMTNKHCDACGDPIFRQNGREFCPSCGQTADGDVPQQTAQAESAATNDEGTNDQPTTPRPGATPQPEQVQDHQGTTDPSPPGTDTADTASTPTAQHVETPTTGLADAQAALTDTITQLARQAAQESDPRQATERLAAAREAAEALDALRR; encoded by the coding sequence ATGAGCGAGTTCGACAAGGAAGCAGAGCGCGAGAAGCTCCGCGAGAAGTACGGCGAGGAACAGGCAGACAGGGAGGCCACCGAACACATGAGCGAACTCCTCCTGCAAGGCGCGACGATGACCAACAAACACTGTGACGCCTGTGGTGATCCGATCTTCCGTCAGAACGGCCGGGAGTTCTGTCCCAGTTGTGGACAGACGGCTGATGGGGATGTCCCACAGCAGACGGCACAGGCCGAATCGGCGGCAACCAACGACGAGGGGACTAATGACCAACCGACAACACCGAGACCCGGAGCGACGCCCCAGCCCGAGCAGGTGCAGGATCACCAGGGGACAACCGATCCCAGCCCCCCGGGCACCGACACGGCGGATACTGCGTCAACGCCGACCGCTCAGCACGTCGAGACGCCGACCACCGGCCTTGCGGACGCCCAGGCGGCGCTGACCGATACGATCACCCAGCTAGCACGACAGGCAGCACAAGAATCGGATCCGCGACAGGCAACAGAACGACTCGCCGCGGCCCGCGAGGCCGCCGAAGCGCTCGACGCCCTGCGCCGGTAG
- the mdh gene encoding malate dehydrogenase, giving the protein MSKVSVVGAAGTVGAAAGYNIALRDICDELVFVDIPDQEDTTVGQAADVNHGTAYDSNTTVRQGTYADTAGSDVVVITAGIPRQPGQTRIDLAGDNAPIMEDIGSSLAEHNDDFVTITTSNPVDLLNRHLYETGERVREKVIGFGGRLDSARFRYVLAERFDTPVENVEASILGEHGDAQVPVFSKVRVDGRDPEFSDDEKGEILDELKESAMNVIEKKGATEWGPATGVGHMVEAVLRDTGEVLPGSIPLAGEYGHEDVALGVPIRLGSNGVEEVVEWDLDSFEREQLGEAADKLAEQYGKIE; this is encoded by the coding sequence ATGAGTAAAGTTAGCGTGGTCGGTGCAGCCGGAACGGTCGGTGCCGCAGCAGGATACAACATCGCCCTTCGCGACATCTGTGACGAACTGGTGTTCGTCGATATCCCCGATCAGGAGGATACGACGGTCGGACAGGCTGCCGACGTCAACCACGGTACTGCGTACGACTCGAACACGACGGTACGGCAGGGAACGTACGCCGACACCGCCGGGTCGGACGTCGTCGTGATCACGGCCGGGATCCCGCGCCAGCCCGGCCAGACCCGGATCGATCTGGCGGGCGACAACGCACCGATTATGGAGGATATCGGCTCCTCGCTGGCGGAGCACAACGACGACTTCGTGACGATCACGACCTCGAACCCCGTCGATCTGCTCAACCGCCATCTTTACGAGACGGGCGAGCGAGTTCGTGAGAAGGTAATCGGCTTCGGCGGACGCCTCGACTCCGCGCGCTTCCGGTACGTCCTCGCCGAGCGCTTCGACACGCCGGTCGAGAACGTCGAGGCGTCGATTCTCGGCGAGCACGGTGACGCGCAGGTCCCCGTGTTCTCGAAGGTCCGCGTCGACGGTCGTGATCCCGAGTTCAGCGACGACGAGAAAGGGGAGATCCTCGACGAACTGAAAGAGAGCGCGATGAACGTCATCGAAAAGAAAGGGGCGACCGAGTGGGGGCCCGCCACCGGTGTTGGGCACATGGTCGAAGCCGTCCTGCGGGACACCGGCGAAGTCCTTCCCGGCTCGATCCCGCTCGCTGGCGAGTACGGCCACGAGGACGTCGCACTTGGCGTCCCGATCCGACTCGGATCTAACGGCGTCGAGGAGGTCGTCGAGTGGGACCTCGATAGCTTCGAGCGCGAACAGCTGGGCGAGGCGGCCGACAAACTCGCCGAGCAGTACGGGAAGATCGAGTAG
- a CDS encoding GNAT family N-acetyltransferase has translation MSDELTVRRYRPGETDRIETVMEAAHRAADAWIPGVDDHDSVVDGYFSDGELLVGTVDGKIVGTIAYRTPGDLLRELLDDVDTTTAQLERFNVLPEYQREGHGTRLYEELERRARADGYEELVLHTTHRQTAAQHFYRVNGFREVCRVEVTRFARPFELLCYRTSIDDSSPFDPYPV, from the coding sequence GTGAGCGACGAACTGACCGTCCGCCGGTACCGCCCCGGTGAAACCGACCGGATCGAGACGGTGATGGAGGCTGCTCATCGAGCTGCGGATGCGTGGATCCCGGGTGTTGACGATCATGACAGTGTCGTTGACGGGTACTTTTCCGATGGCGAGCTTCTCGTCGGGACGGTAGACGGTAAAATCGTCGGGACGATCGCGTACCGGACGCCGGGGGACCTGCTACGGGAGTTGCTGGACGACGTGGATACCACGACCGCACAGCTGGAGCGGTTCAACGTCCTGCCCGAGTACCAGCGGGAGGGACATGGCACCCGGCTGTACGAGGAACTCGAACGCCGTGCGCGGGCCGACGGCTACGAGGAGCTCGTGCTGCATACGACTCACAGGCAGACTGCAGCCCAGCACTTCTACCGGGTGAACGGATTTCGAGAGGTTTGCCGAGTCGAGGTAACCCGGTTTGCCCGCCCCTTCGAGCTGCTATGTTATCGCACATCGATCGACGACTCGTCGCCGTTCGATCCGTACCCGGTGTGA
- a CDS encoding ferredoxin, whose translation MEIEFDRDVCIGMFQCVVEWDAFEKDEDAGKAVLEDSEEVEDDVFRREIPDDAELDAKFAARTCPVDAIVVYDDDGEQIIP comes from the coding sequence ATGGAAATCGAGTTCGATCGTGACGTCTGTATTGGGATGTTCCAGTGTGTCGTCGAGTGGGACGCCTTCGAGAAGGACGAGGACGCCGGGAAGGCAGTACTGGAAGACAGCGAGGAAGTTGAAGACGACGTGTTCCGCCGTGAAATCCCCGACGACGCCGAACTGGACGCGAAGTTCGCTGCACGAACCTGTCCGGTCGACGCGATCGTGGTCTACGACGACGACGGCGAACAGATCATTCCGTAG
- a CDS encoding ATP-dependent DNA helicase → MKTADLSGLPPGFIEYLAAEGIEELYPPQAAAVEAGILDGENVVASVPTASGKTLIAQLGMLSAIERGGSGGTSTGRALYIVPLRALASEKKAEFEAFEDFGVSVGVSTGNYESDGEWLADQDIIVATSEKVDSLVRNGARWIDDVDCVVADEVHLIDDSNRGPTLEVTMAKLRQLNPNLQTVALSATVGNAEEMATWLDAELVDTTWRPIDLKKGVHFGNALHLDDGTQRELPVERGQKQTAAIVRDTLDDGGSSLVFVNSRRNAEAAARRLADVIEPTLSPEAREELATVAAEIRSVSDTETSDDLAACVERGGAFHHAGLAPEHRSLVEDAFRDRLLKVVSATPTLAAGVNTPSRRVIVRDWRRYDGTAGGMQPLDVLEVHQMMGRAGRPGRDPYGEAVLLASSHDELDELFDRYVYADPEPVRSKLAAEPALRTHVLATIASGFARTRDELLDFLAETLHASQADDPERLEQVADTVIEYLERNEFVSRDGDDLDATSLGHTVSRLYLDPMSAAEIVDGLDAAEGKPTPLGLYHLVSRTPDMYELYLKSGDREEYTELAYEREPEFLGPMPSEFEDVRFESWLSALKTARMLEDWAEEVDEDRITERYGVGPGDVRGKVDTAEWLLNAAEQLAADLELDVTPAIREAKKRVEYGVSDELLELAGVRGVGRKRARRLYDAGIETRSQLREADKSVVLGALRGREKTAETILENAGRQDYSMDGVSPDGSARPGDSSGEESEGDRSDGETTDDAGQASLGEF, encoded by the coding sequence ATGAAAACGGCGGACCTATCGGGTCTCCCTCCCGGCTTCATCGAGTATCTCGCTGCGGAGGGGATCGAGGAGCTGTACCCACCGCAGGCCGCGGCCGTCGAGGCCGGGATTCTGGACGGCGAAAACGTCGTCGCCAGCGTGCCGACCGCCAGCGGGAAAACGTTGATCGCCCAGCTCGGGATGCTGTCGGCCATCGAGCGTGGCGGCTCGGGCGGCACGTCGACCGGGCGGGCGCTGTATATCGTCCCGCTTCGTGCACTCGCCAGCGAGAAGAAGGCCGAGTTCGAGGCCTTCGAGGACTTCGGCGTATCGGTCGGCGTCTCGACCGGCAACTACGAATCGGACGGCGAGTGGCTCGCGGATCAGGACATCATCGTTGCCACCAGCGAGAAGGTCGATTCGCTGGTCAGAAACGGCGCGCGCTGGATCGACGACGTCGACTGTGTCGTCGCCGACGAGGTCCATCTGATCGACGACTCGAATCGTGGGCCGACTCTAGAGGTGACGATGGCGAAGCTCCGCCAGCTCAATCCCAACCTGCAGACGGTCGCGCTTTCGGCGACCGTTGGCAACGCCGAAGAGATGGCGACGTGGCTCGACGCCGAACTCGTCGACACGACGTGGCGACCGATCGATCTGAAAAAGGGCGTTCACTTCGGGAACGCCCTCCATCTCGACGATGGTACCCAGCGCGAACTCCCGGTCGAACGCGGACAGAAACAGACCGCGGCCATCGTCCGGGACACCCTCGACGACGGGGGCTCCTCGCTCGTCTTCGTCAACTCCCGGCGCAACGCGGAGGCGGCGGCGCGACGGCTCGCGGACGTGATAGAACCGACGCTCTCGCCCGAGGCGCGCGAGGAACTGGCCACGGTCGCCGCCGAGATCAGGAGCGTCTCCGATACCGAGACCAGCGACGACCTCGCGGCCTGCGTCGAGCGTGGCGGGGCCTTTCACCACGCCGGGCTCGCGCCTGAACACCGCTCGCTGGTCGAGGACGCCTTCCGTGACCGGCTGTTGAAAGTCGTCTCGGCGACGCCAACGCTTGCGGCGGGCGTGAACACCCCCTCGCGACGGGTGATCGTCCGGGACTGGCGGCGCTACGACGGGACTGCGGGTGGAATGCAACCCCTCGATGTCCTCGAAGTCCACCAGATGATGGGCCGGGCGGGCCGTCCGGGTCGGGACCCCTACGGCGAGGCCGTCCTGCTGGCGAGCAGTCACGACGAGCTCGACGAGCTGTTCGACCGGTACGTCTACGCCGATCCCGAACCCGTGCGGTCGAAGCTCGCCGCCGAACCCGCCCTGCGAACGCACGTTCTGGCGACGATCGCCAGTGGCTTCGCGCGCACCCGCGACGAGTTACTTGACTTCCTGGCCGAAACCTTGCACGCCAGTCAGGCCGACGATCCCGAGCGCCTCGAGCAGGTGGCCGACACGGTGATCGAGTATCTGGAGCGCAACGAGTTCGTGAGCCGTGATGGCGACGACCTCGACGCGACCAGTCTCGGACACACCGTCTCGCGACTCTACCTCGACCCGATGAGCGCTGCCGAGATCGTTGATGGGCTAGACGCCGCCGAGGGAAAGCCGACCCCCCTCGGGCTCTACCATCTGGTCTCCCGGACGCCCGATATGTACGAACTCTACCTCAAGTCCGGCGACCGCGAGGAGTACACCGAACTCGCCTACGAACGCGAGCCCGAGTTCCTCGGACCGATGCCAAGCGAGTTCGAGGACGTGCGCTTCGAGAGCTGGCTGTCGGCACTCAAAACAGCACGAATGCTCGAAGACTGGGCCGAAGAGGTCGACGAGGATCGGATCACCGAACGGTACGGCGTCGGGCCGGGCGATGTCCGGGGGAAGGTCGACACTGCCGAGTGGCTGCTCAACGCGGCCGAACAGCTGGCCGCTGATCTCGAGCTAGATGTCACTCCGGCGATCCGCGAGGCGAAAAAGCGCGTCGAGTACGGCGTGAGCGACGAACTGCTCGAACTCGCAGGGGTCCGCGGAGTCGGGCGCAAGCGCGCTCGCCGGCTCTACGACGCGGGGATCGAGACCCGATCACAGCTCCGCGAGGCCGACAAGTCGGTCGTCCTCGGCGCGCTCCGCGGTCGCGAGAAGACCGCCGAGACGATCCTCGAAAACGCCGGTCGACAGGACTACTCGATGGACGGGGTGAGTCCGGATGGGAGCGCTCGGCCGGGTGACAGTTCTGGCGAGGAATCAGAGGGCGACCGCTCGGACGGCGAGACAACCGACGACGCCGGACAGGCCAGTCTGGGTGAGTTCTGA
- the cgi121 gene encoding KEOPS complex subunit Cgi121 — protein MELLEATIVVDDVDAFVETLAEIGEEYDCTIQAFDARYIAGREHVERARTLADRAIERGENVARDRSVEILLYAAGRRQINDALEMGLEAGDNEAVVLIDGQRESADEAGTVTALRERLELTAGQTLATEHADETLLREFFDIGAAELAATDASLAELVRERVALLDVEK, from the coding sequence ATGGAGTTACTCGAAGCCACAATTGTCGTCGACGATGTCGACGCGTTCGTCGAAACACTCGCGGAGATCGGTGAGGAGTACGACTGTACGATCCAGGCCTTTGACGCCAGATACATCGCCGGACGCGAGCACGTAGAACGCGCCCGCACCCTCGCCGACAGAGCCATCGAGCGCGGCGAGAACGTCGCACGGGATCGGTCCGTCGAGATATTGCTCTACGCTGCGGGGCGTCGACAGATCAACGACGCACTTGAGATGGGACTCGAAGCGGGTGACAACGAAGCGGTCGTGCTCATCGACGGACAACGCGAGTCGGCGGACGAAGCCGGCACGGTGACGGCTCTCCGAGAGCGTCTCGAACTGACAGCCGGCCAGACGCTCGCTACCGAGCACGCCGACGAGACACTGCTCCGGGAGTTCTTCGATATCGGTGCCGCGGAGCTGGCCGCGACGGACGCGTCGCTCGCGGAGCTCGTGCGTGAGCGGGTTGCGCTGCTGGACGTCGAAAAGTGA
- a CDS encoding AbrB/MazE/SpoVT family DNA-binding domain-containing protein, whose product MSKSTDERGRIYLPKDVRDRFGEQYRIVELPSHVALFPVDEDPIEGLREAVGDAFEDEDATELKAKARERISGDVFDEAAEHSRDGD is encoded by the coding sequence ATGTCGAAGTCCACCGATGAACGAGGGCGGATTTACCTTCCAAAAGACGTTCGAGACCGCTTCGGCGAACAGTACCGGATCGTCGAACTCCCCAGCCACGTCGCGCTGTTCCCCGTAGATGAGGATCCGATTGAGGGGCTTCGGGAAGCCGTCGGAGACGCGTTCGAGGACGAGGATGCCACGGAACTGAAAGCGAAGGCGCGAGAGCGCATTAGCGGGGACGTCTTCGATGAGGCGGCAGAGCACTCACGGGATGGGGACTGA
- a CDS encoding PIN domain-containing protein, with protein MYVETDFLTAQVKDDDWLQEEALQALEDHDDIHTSILTYAEVLVLFYDRDDAEYEIDVPRAITNLLELVPIGSKRHEMAVLAAAAFLEEHELTPFDALHAGMAATGDGPVLSSEQDYDTVGLDRRPLETYPE; from the coding sequence GTGTACGTCGAGACCGATTTCCTGACGGCACAGGTCAAAGATGATGACTGGCTTCAAGAGGAAGCACTGCAGGCCCTCGAAGACCACGACGACATCCACACTTCGATACTGACGTACGCCGAGGTTCTCGTGCTGTTCTACGACCGCGACGATGCCGAATACGAAATCGACGTCCCGCGTGCGATCACGAACCTGCTGGAACTCGTTCCGATCGGTTCAAAACGCCACGAGATGGCCGTCCTCGCTGCGGCGGCGTTCCTCGAAGAGCACGAACTCACGCCGTTCGACGCGCTTCATGCAGGGATGGCCGCCACGGGAGACGGACCGGTCCTCTCCAGCGAGCAGGACTACGACACAGTCGGCCTCGATCGACGACCGCTGGAAACGTATCCAGAGTGA